One Deltaproteobacteria bacterium genomic region harbors:
- a CDS encoding M20 family metallopeptidase, with product MDAKAGARERLEAARDELVALSHRIHAHPELGFEEERASGWLAEMLDAAGFKVSRGICELPTAFVAEAGSGPLCVALCAEYDCLPGIGHACGHNVIAAMAAGAGIAAARVADDVGLTVRVIGTPAEEGGGGKILLLERGAFMGVHAAMMVHPAPVDAVEPPVLALTQFCVRYTGKEAHASAFPEFGINAADALTVAQTAIGLLRQHIRQTDRIHGIVTRGGDMPNVVPAHTEAHYIVRARTLADLGEVRAKVLRCFEAGALATGARLAVADDHEPYAEMEHDREIAALYRRNAEALGRTFPDLGLFLERAAGSTDMGNISLAIPSIHPYIGIDSLPAVNHQPEFAAHCATAAADRALADGALAMAWTAVDLATDGAVRGKLVRRLAAR from the coding sequence CTGGCTCGCCGAGATGCTCGACGCGGCGGGCTTCAAGGTGTCGCGCGGCATCTGCGAGCTGCCGACGGCGTTCGTCGCCGAGGCCGGATCGGGGCCGCTCTGCGTCGCGCTCTGCGCCGAGTACGACTGCCTGCCCGGGATCGGCCACGCGTGCGGTCACAACGTCATCGCGGCCATGGCGGCCGGCGCGGGGATCGCGGCGGCGCGCGTGGCCGACGACGTCGGCCTCACGGTCCGCGTCATCGGTACGCCGGCCGAGGAGGGTGGAGGCGGCAAGATCCTCCTCCTCGAGCGCGGCGCCTTCATGGGCGTGCACGCGGCGATGATGGTGCATCCGGCGCCGGTCGATGCGGTGGAGCCACCGGTCCTCGCCCTCACCCAGTTCTGCGTGCGCTACACGGGCAAGGAGGCGCACGCCTCTGCCTTTCCCGAGTTCGGGATCAACGCGGCCGACGCCCTCACCGTGGCGCAGACGGCGATCGGGCTCCTGCGCCAGCACATCCGCCAGACCGACCGCATCCACGGCATCGTCACGCGGGGCGGCGACATGCCGAACGTCGTGCCGGCGCATACCGAGGCGCACTACATCGTGCGGGCGCGGACGCTCGCCGACCTGGGCGAGGTCCGCGCCAAGGTCCTTCGCTGCTTCGAGGCCGGCGCGCTCGCGACCGGTGCGAGGCTCGCGGTCGCCGACGACCACGAGCCCTATGCGGAGATGGAGCACGACCGGGAGATCGCCGCCCTCTACCGCCGGAACGCCGAGGCGCTCGGGCGCACCTTTCCCGATCTCGGCCTGTTCCTCGAGCGGGCCGCCGGGTCGACCGACATGGGCAACATCTCACTCGCCATCCCGAGCATCCACCCCTACATCGGCATCGACTCCCTCCCGGCGGTGAACCATCAGCCGGAGTTCGCGGCGCACTGCGCGACGGCCGCCGCCGACCGGGCGCTCGCCGACGGCGCCCTCGCCATGGCGTGGACCGCGGTCGACCTGGCGACGGACGGAGCGGTGCGCGGGAAGCTCGTCAGGCGGCTCGCCGCGCGCTAG
- a CDS encoding MFS transporter has product MLRALRSRSYRLFWSGSFVSNVGFWMQTVALGWLVYDLTRRASLLGTISFCGNLPMLALGLLGGAVADRASRRTIMLGAQVVLASAALALALLTASGRIAVWHVVAIAMVAGTASALYAPVMQAVIPSLVEPADLLNAISLNSVQFNLARVVGPAVAGIVYGAVGPAGCFALNACGFVVLAVALAQIRLPHRPVATRPPMAHALREGLGYARSHPVIWPALALAAAVSVFGFPYIVLMPALARDALGLDATGLGYLMAAVGAGAVLGGLALSAFGDLPRKGLVAAASAVGFGGVLAALTVVRTVQGVGLLFFVMGVLQVTCVASLNTAIQMAVDDRMRGRVMSMMTVILFGFITIGSLVLGALGDWIGVPAALASGGLVVAAAGAAALVRAPGLVGVVPQAAEA; this is encoded by the coding sequence GTGCTCCGCGCACTCCGCTCTCGCAGCTACCGGCTCTTCTGGTCTGGCTCGTTCGTCTCGAACGTCGGCTTCTGGATGCAGACGGTCGCGCTCGGCTGGCTGGTCTACGACCTCACCCGCCGCGCCTCGCTGCTCGGCACGATCAGCTTCTGCGGCAACCTGCCGATGCTGGCGCTCGGCCTCTTGGGCGGCGCCGTCGCCGACCGGGCGAGCCGCCGCACGATCATGCTCGGGGCACAGGTGGTGCTCGCATCGGCGGCGCTCGCGCTGGCGCTCCTCACCGCGAGCGGACGCATCGCCGTCTGGCACGTGGTCGCGATCGCCATGGTCGCCGGGACGGCGAGCGCGCTCTACGCCCCCGTCATGCAGGCCGTGATCCCGAGCCTGGTCGAGCCGGCAGACCTCCTGAACGCGATCTCGCTCAACTCGGTCCAGTTCAACCTGGCGCGCGTCGTGGGACCCGCCGTCGCGGGGATAGTCTATGGTGCAGTCGGGCCGGCCGGCTGCTTCGCGCTCAACGCCTGCGGCTTCGTCGTCCTCGCCGTGGCGCTGGCGCAGATCCGCCTCCCCCATCGCCCCGTGGCCACACGTCCACCCATGGCGCATGCGCTGCGCGAAGGTCTCGGCTACGCGCGCAGCCATCCGGTCATCTGGCCGGCGCTCGCGCTGGCGGCGGCGGTCAGCGTCTTCGGCTTTCCCTACATCGTGCTCATGCCCGCGCTCGCGCGCGACGCGCTCGGCCTCGACGCCACGGGCCTCGGCTACCTGATGGCGGCCGTCGGCGCCGGCGCCGTGCTCGGCGGGCTCGCGCTCTCGGCCTTCGGCGACCTGCCCCGCAAGGGCCTCGTTGCCGCGGCGAGCGCCGTCGGCTTCGGCGGCGTCCTCGCGGCGCTGACCGTCGTGCGGACGGTCCAAGGCGTGGGGCTCCTCTTCTTCGTCATGGGCGTGCTCCAGGTGACGTGCGTCGCGTCGCTCAACACGGCGATCCAGATGGCCGTCGACGACCGCATGCGGGGCCGGGTGATGAGCATGATGACGGTCATCCTCTTCGGCTTCATCACGATCGGGAGCCTCGTGCTCGGCGCCCTCGGCGACTGGATCGGCGTGCCCGCGGCGCTCGCCTCGGGAGGCCTCGTGGTCGCGGCGGCGGGCGCGGCGGCGCTCGTGCGGGCGCCGGGGCTGGTCGGGGTCGTGCCGCAGGCAGCCGAGGCATAG